In the Denticeps clupeoides unplaced genomic scaffold, fDenClu1.1, whole genome shotgun sequence genome, GGGGTAAAATACTGGTCTGGACTCCGAATGCTGGGAGAGCGAGATTTCAAATTGAATTAACAATGCAGTCCAGGAAGAAAGATAGAAAAAGCGAGAAAGGCACTCAGTCGTTCAATTTGCCAATAAAGATGAGAGACTCTGAAGGAGGAAAGACACAGCTTGAAGGGgcctgagctgagctgagcagGTACGGGGAAGTTCACACAGAGTTCGTCGCTGGGCGCGGGAGATGTTACCTGAGTCTGGATGCGGTTGAGGCCTCGGAACCACAGGATCTGTCCGCGGCGGAGCTCGCGCTCGGCGTGGTCGATCTCGTCGAGGTCCTCCATCTCATCCAGCTCCTCCTCGGGGATCTCCTCCTTCTGAGTGCCGTGGCCGGCGGTCTTCAGGAACTTCAGTCGGCTTGTTGGGATGGAGGAGATCACCTGAACAGAGGCGCGGTGTGAGCGAAACTCTCCTGGTTGCTTATTGGGTCAGCTCCATCACAACCGTATTCCACCTTGCCGAAAGTGGAGGTGGCACGGACATTTGTATACCTACAGGACTTCTACATACTCCTGGGACATGGTTTATTTCCGGCATTTCAGACATGTCCTTGGAGTgaccactagggggcagtgTTGTCCCACAGATACGACAACCCAGAGCCACGTGGTGGCACTCAATCAAACAATCTCACCAGAGTGCAGCACCCGTAGGTGGAGCCAATCCCCGCCCCAAAAGCTCACCTGACCCCAGAGCAGACAGCCGAAGCCCAGGAAGATGCACCAGAGCCACTGGTCGATGGTGAGGCCCTGACAGCTGAAGGGCTTCCCGCCAAACTGCACAATGACGATCTGTCAGGAGGGGAAAAGAACAATCAATTAATTACAGCACACATAAACAGGGCTTAAAACTAATTACCGTAATCAATGACCATAAGAACACGAGGCCGCTGCACGGCAATTACCAACGGCAAGCTCGGGCGCTGAAAAAACGGAATCaatatgtagatttttttcGGCGAAGATGCATGTCAATAATTGCATGGAGAAGAGCACCTGGATGATGAAGGTCCCAAAGACGATGGAGCAGAAGATCAGGTTGTTGAAGATGCCCTCGAAGACGTTCCTCTCACCGTGGATCTTGCGGGCGTTAATCTCGTTGAAGAGCTGCATCATGACGAAGGTGTTGAAGACGATGGTGTAGTGTTCAGTTGGCGGGGCGTGGAGAGGTGTGTTCCTTCCACTGTCGATGTCAAACATCCTCTCGCCTGGGGTGACGGTGTAAAGCTGAGCACCGGAACGGAGACACTTTACGCTTCACAGTGTGCAGCAGTCGCCTTACCAGCAAAGAGAAGAGTGAAGATGATGGTGAGCTGATAGACGCCGTGGCCCAGGATGTTCTTCATCATGGTGCGGGAGATGAGCGGCTTGTTCCGGCCGTATGGCTTCCTGAGCAGCAGCGCCTCGGTGGGCGGCTCGGTGGCCAACGCCAGCGACGCGAAGGTGTCCATGATGAGGTTCACCCACAGCATCTGCACCGCCTTCAGAGGCgagtcctacacacacacaaaaaaaaaaagaataaatcagGATTCGTGTTCTGATAAAACACATGGTGGTGTAACAGTGTAGCTCAGCAAAGGATTGTGGGATTGAAAGAGAACATTCTactataatattaaaaaaaaaaaaaaaatgtacattcaaaacaaaacatttcattccACTCAGACATGAGGCAGAAACCACCGAAATGCCTAAATTATAAAACATTCGTGTTTCACTTCATTTCTCACGGTTATTTACCACCCTGTATTCTACAGAAATGTCCTCCAGCACAAAGCTGACACACCAGGGTTTCTTTTTAAGGCCACAGTCATCAAATATAAGACCCCGCATCAGGGTCGTCAGCTCCACTGGTCTAAGGGCcagggcttttttttccccagcagacGCGGTGAATGCCAGATGCTCTCTTAAAATACAATACTAATTGATATTTTAAATTTCCCTTCcaaatttctgtcattttttagCCTGTCAACCTGCTGCAGGCCACTAGGAGGCGACTGCGGTATTTGTGCCGATGCTCAGGGCAGCAtcgtaaataataataaagtgaagtgattgtcacacgtgatacacagcagcacagcaaatggtgcacacagtgaaatgtgtcctctgcatttaacccatcaccctgagtgagcagtgggcggccatgacaggcgcccggggagcagtgtgtggggacggcgcttagctcagtggcaccttggcagatcgggattcgaaccggcaaccttctgattacgcttcctttaccgctaggccaccactggatgGGGGCGGAATCATGGGCATCTCCATGAAAAGACCCCCCCCCCGGTCATGGCagattgtttcatttgatttattgggtttGATTTTCCAAAACtgaacagacttttttttttaaggaaaccACGAGGCCCACGATGCCGACCGTTCAGCTGCGGCAGGTACGGGGCTGAAGGCCGTGTTCGTCATTACAGTTTACACGCTTTATACGCCGCAGACTCCCCGCATGCCACGCTCCGTACAAATCACAGCGCAGGCGTGAAGCCCTGCCGCCCCGCCGCCCGGGGTCGGGCACCCAATTCACACCTGACAGCTCCCAAACGTACACGAGGCGACGCAGGTCAACCGCGAAGCCCCTTAACGGCCCCTCAATTACCAACGACTTTAGGCGGCGTGAGCAGTAATTAGCAGCTGCCACCGTGAGCGGTGACACGCGCGTCACAGTCCAGCCATTCTACTGCGACGAGTAGCCGAGCGTGCGGCTCAGCGCAGGACTTCTGCCACCGAACTGCAGACCTTCGTCCCCGGTTTCCTGCGGGAGCCTCATAACCTTCACGCATGCACAAAAACAGTCAGATCCATGAACGGATGTATGAGGCcctggaccagaagaccacaaagtcccaggatcaaaccccacttactgccattgtgtctctgagcaagacccCGAGTGTCTTCAGAGCAGGGTATCTGCAGGTTTAAGACCTtttttaaagccactttcaTCACCGCATCGGGGTCGACAACATTTGTTCAAGGACCAGAGTTTTTCCAAATGCTCTTctaaattaattttcattttcctcCCAAATTTcctcttgctgagggacacgaaggtagtaagtgtgatttgaacctgggtcttctagttcataggcgagtgtgttacccactaggctacaaccacccttaCTCCTGTACTCCTacaagccactagggggcgagtgtgatgttttcagttattatttgtgagtcatttcaATGCCGTGACCGACAGATTACTGACAGATGAAACTGAAGTGACTGTCagctgaaacacagcacagcacacggtgcacacaacgaaacgtgtcctctgtttttaaccatcacccttggtgagctgtgggcagccatgacaggcatccggggaccggtgtgtggggacgttccGGATTACGGGTCCGCTCCCTTACTCTCTGGGCCATCACGGCTCATTGGAGATTGAAGGCTAATTCCATTTGATTTAGAAACTCGAGAATTCCCCCTCAGAAGACGTCTGTCAACGAACTGCAGAATTCAGCCATATAGCTCCATACTCAGTACCTCTAATTCCAATCTCGTACTCAAAAAGGCAAAACATATTAGAAATTcggcaacattttttttgagGTTTCCAGcagtaaaaaattatattgggTCTGCAGaatttttaagacatttaaactggatttaaggattattagccatttttttattgttttccagTTTAACAGAGTAAGTAAACAACAAAGAAAGGAACTATTACTAGTTATTTTTCAAATCAATCTTAAAACTTTTTAAGGATCGGCAGATACCCTGCCAAGGTGACTGTCTCTGTAACCTCTGTAAATGAAGCGTACCTGCGTGATGCAGGCCCCAGTGAAGGCCACGATCACCGCCACCACGTTGACGGTGAGCTGAAACTGGAGGAATTTGGAGATGCTGTCGTACACGTTCCGCCCCCACATCACCGCCTTCACGATGCTGGAGAAGTTGTCGTCCGTCAGGATGATGTCGGACGCCTCCTTAGCAACATCTGTGCCAGCAATGCCCTGTTGAAGCGGACAAGCAAACAAACCTACAATTAACGTCCCATGGGGACGGCACAAAAGCGCCACAGCGTGGAAACGAATCCCGGCGAGATACCATGGCAAATCCCACGTCGGCCTTCTTCAGCGCTGGCCCGTCGTTGGTACCATCTCCCGTCACCGCGACCACCTGCCTCTGCTCTATAACGGTGCTGTCAATGATGCCTACAAccaaaaagagaaaatggtGAGATAGCCAATCACGGCGTGGGGTTCGAGGTGAGAAGGATGGAGTGGTGCAAAGTCATTATCAAATATAACAGGTAAAATATAAACTAGTGGGTATAATGCCAGTAGCCACTGGTGCACTGGTCTGGGGTTCTTCAGGTTCTAAACCTTCCTTATTCCAGTGTATTACCTTTCACTAAAGTATGCTTGTCTGTTGGTGACGATCTGGCCAGGACCCTGAGCTTGGGCCATATTTTATCGATCCGTTCTTGTTCGATCTGTCAatagagagaagaaaaaaaaaataaataaattacaaagtCGAACCCCACATGCCACCTGCTCCTGCTGTCCCCCCCGTCCCCACCTCGCCCTTCTCGTTGCGTATCCGCCGGTTGAACTCCTTCCCCTCTAGACAAAGGAACTCGTCCCCGGGCTGAAGGATGCCACACTTGGTGGCGATGGCGCGGGCGGTGTTGATGTTGTCCCCGGTGACCATGCGCACGGTGATCCCAGCACGTTGACATTTCCTTATGGCGTCTGGGACCtgcaggggggggggaataaataaataaccagtcCAAACACTGCCTGCTGATTTTCAATTCCTATGGTTACGGTAAATTGTCCTCATGGCAAGGTGGTGACAATGTACATGTGACCGTTTATCTACATTTTCACCCTTCCCTGTGACCATCTTCTGTCCAGCTACGCTGCTTCTATGGAGAAGTGTCCATCTCGTGTGTTTTATTGGTGGGGGGTTTGGCATGTATAAGACCCCTGGACACCCCTGACCTGCCCTCATTTTTAAAAGCTCTGAGCACTCTTTGCCGTAGAGGCTCTTGACATGTTCCTGAGTCATGAGGAACCGGCCCAGGAAGCAAGCTCCTGCTTCCGAGCTGACTGTGGCACTAAGGCCACTGAAGGGGACGAGAGCACCGGTCATGTGATTCCCAGACTCATCCAGTCTCACCAGACTCATTTAGCACGAGACGTGcaaactcacctccggcctgaCGGGGTCCTCGATTCCgaccacacacatgcaggtgAGGCTGGTGAGAATGTCCGTCTCATTGTCCCAGTCCGGCTCTCCGTCGGTGGCGGGAAAGTCTCTGTAGGCCAAGCAGATGGTCCTGAGGCCCTCGGACGCCATGGGCTCGATCACTTTCTTCATCATGTCGTCCCGGTCCCTCGGACGGAACACCTTCGGCTCGCCGCTGGCCGTCAGGATCTTGTAGCACCTGAAGGGGACGAGGCCGGGTCTTAAACCTCAACTTCCACAGACAACTCGCTGTTCTCCTCTTTCTATATTCTACCGTTAACTTGTACGTAGAATACAATGATTATATTTACGGACATGCCGATTATGGTGATGCAGAGCAGTAGAACTAATTTACCACTACAGCCTTCAAATAGAACTGAAAATCATGTGTAATCATTCATATACAGAATAACGTCAGACAACATCAGTGCAACATTCTTCTTACTTCTTGAGGAGGATCTCCGAGGCTCCTTTGCTAAACATGCGGAAGCTTCCGTCAGCGTTCTTCAGCACAGTGCTCATGGATTTTCTGACAGAGTTGAAGGTGTAGACCTTGTAGAGGCGCTCTTCCGGGATCTCGTTGCGGATCGCTTGGTAGTCTCTTTTTAAGTCCAAGGCGAAGCCCAGCAAGGCACACTCAGTCTTGTTGCCCACCTGGCGCGGCAGGCCGCCCTCTTTCTCGGGGGACTGCAGAGAGACGTGGGACAGGTAAACATGGCCACCATTCATAAATCCCCCACGGTGACATTTCACCCCGGTTTTCGCTCGGAACGTGGTCGTTTCCAGAACGTCTGACCCCTGTCCGGCATTAAAATCACAGAAGCTGCCGcctgctgatttgtttgcagtTTACACACCCGGCAGAAGGccgagtcacacacacacacacactcgctgatATAAGGGCACCCACAACGTAAGCATCGGTTTGTGGAGCGGAAGCAAGGGCATCCAGCTACTACGCAGTAAACAGGTCACCATTTTAGGAATATTCATAATGCTTtgcgggcaaaaaaaaataaattctctcCATGGAATATCTGAGGAATCTGGACCCATGTATACATGTGACACACGAAGGTTTAAATTCTTCAAGGAATGTGGAGAGTGGGCagcagaggtgggtagtaacgagttaaaaaaaaaaaaacaaacaaaaaaaaaaaaaaacactttttaatctTACTTAgctacatttaaataaatatttaaataaatatttaaataaataaatagtattttaaatacttcatttttgccagacagatgCCGTGAGTAGATCGAACACATGACTATGTTCCACCACTCAGACGAAGCAACAATGATCCCACGACGcagtttcaccaatcagacgtagccatgcGGTCACATGGCGGCATAGTGGCACAATCTCGACACACAGCACCGGCACGAAATGAAGAATGACCGATGCGACGGCCTccgttgccggctcgaatctcgatccgccaaggtgccaccgtgcaaaagcaccgtccccacacactgctccccgggtgcctgtcatggccgcccactgctcaccaagggtgattggttaaatgcagaggacacatttcaccgtgtcaccatgtgctgtgcttcacaatgactaacacgtcactttcaccttcaccaGTTACTCAGTACATGAGTAGCTTCATCACTACATACTTTTGTACTATTACTTGAGTAATGTTTTGGACTACTactttttacatgtaaatgagTAAAACTACTAATACTTTGGCTACGCTACTCACCTGGCCGGCAGCGATAGTCTGGGAGTACCGACGCCCTGAGATAAGCCTCACCTAATTAAGTAGGTAGCCTGGCTTCATGTAAGCCAACAGACTAATGAAGATGGATCAAGGTTCTAAGAACGTGACTGGTGAGGCATGAGGGCTaccgctacacacacactcagcatttCCAGGCGATATGCCACAGATCGTACCATGATCTTGGTGGTGTATGCACAGTTGACCCCGATGCCCAGGATGAGCAGGTCCATGATGCTGGAGGGGACAAGCTCGGGTTCCGGAACCCTCCTGTAGTGCTTGTCTGCAATGTAAGCCTGCACGACGGTCATCCTGTTCATGGTCAGCGTGCCAGTCTTGTCGGAGCAGATGGCCGTGGCGTTCCCCATGGTCTCGCAGGCGTCCAAGTGCCTCACCAGGTTGTTGTCCTTCATCATTTTCTGGGAAAAGGTGCAAACCGATCGCATTTTAAGAcgagaaatggaaaaaatgaccATTGCGGGACAGAGAAGTAACTGCAGAGGGACAGGCAAGTCATCTCTTTATGTGTTACCCAGCGCCCTGGAGGATCAGGCGTGTAGCTTTAAGGCACTTTGAGAAGATCGGTCACAGACACCATGTGGTCCGCTAAGCCGCGGTGAGGTGGCAGAAGGCCCTTACTTTGACTGAGTACGCCAGCGAAATGGTGACTGCCAGGGGGAGCCCTTCAGGAACAGCGACCACCAGCACAGTGACGCCGATGATGAAGAATTTGACAAAGAACTGGATGTAGATGGGTGTGCACTCCTTCACCCATGGCAGCTCCTGGAGCCAGAAGGTGTCCACCGCAAAGAGAACCACGAGGATGATGACCGTGATGGCTGACATCACCAGACCTGCGTGGGGAAAGTCGCTTATCAAGACCAGAACATCTACAGACGCGTAAGACCAATAAGACCAGACGCGTGAGGACTGTGGGATCTCACCAGCTTTGCCAATCTGGACCGCTAGCTTGGTCAGTTTCCCTTGAAGGACAGACTTCTCTTTCTTTGGCAAGTTGGCCTTCCGCTTCTCCTCGCGTTCGGCACCCTCGTCGCTGTTCAGGGGCTGCATCTCCATGGCGGCTCCATCCTGGGCTTTGGCTAAATGGGAAACGACGCCCAGAATTAGTCAGCAGGACCAATGCTGCCCAGATGTGATGGCAACAGAATGACAACAGTGACACAGCCAGCCCACCGGCGAAGGGCCAGAAGAAACCAAACACAAACATGACCTCAGAGGTGACTGGAAAGAGGAAGGGGCGTCTCCTACGTTTCCGCCCATCTGTGCCAACATGCGACGTACACATGGGTCGTGCTAACTCAATGAAGCGCgaaaaattcattcaaatacGGTGGGAATGTAATTGTTGTCGGCACGCTGCAGGGCTTTTTACAGTCGCCACACAGacccctcccccacacacatCAGGTCACGTGACCCAGTAACGCAGGGATCGGGGAGCTAATCTCTACTTCAACAGTCAACGTGGTGAAATCATGGAAACGAGCTCTGTGGgtagaacgtgtgtgtgtgtgtgtgtttgggtggcgTTTCACATGTTTGCCGGTAACACAGCAAGTCATCGCAGCCAGAAGGATTATTGACCCGCGTTCTCGGGCCAACCTGCCAGACCGAGGCTCTTCACACACACGGCTTCCAAGATGGAGTTCTTCTGTCCTAACCAGAACCTGCACAGCgcagtgcagacacacacacacacaaagtcaacACAGCCGCTCACCTTTCTTCCTGTTCTCCACGGAGCCGTCCTGCTTTTTGTCTGTTTGGAGAGAGAACGCGCCTCCATTAGTCACCATCAGGCCTTCAAACGTATTTACAAAATTATGCAAACACGCCACCGATCCAACATGTGAAACGCGGCACCAGAATTCTGATGAGGAAGCAAACAGACGACAGCGAGCACGACGCCAACATGCAAATACACAGCtgtctctctaacacacacacacacacacacacacacacacagaatccagCTAACCTGCAAACTACGAGATAACACGTCTGACAAATGATAACAACAGTTCACAATATGCATATACCCACATTCCACGGGTAACCAACTAACTAACTAGTCTGCTCAGCTAATGTAAGAGTACCACTGGTTCAGGGACTAGAGGGAAATTAGGGAGCTAATTTCTAATAGCACGTCTAATCTGGACCATCCTGGAGAGAAGAGTGAGACCAATGCACCAGACCGGCCATAGAACGAATTACAGAACAAATTTTGAAAACTCTCTTTTAACATTGTAAAAGCCGACCAGAGGGGTGTACAACTGGCCCACATGATCCTCAtcatattgttaataataatatcagCACTATTAGCGTGGATTTGCACTgcccgtgtcccctgtttgtCACACTTTATGTCACTATGTAACTTTATTTTCTAATGTTACATGGATCACCGGGTTCCAGAGAAactgtgtactgtctaacacgtatatagctgacatgacaataaagctcaactttattattattattattaataatatcgCACTGTGCTGTGATCTCCTCTATAATCCCCTGTCTCTCCTCACCTCCATCTGTTTCTGCAGCATCTACAAACACAAAGAGCgttcagtacacacacacacacacaccacgtgcCACAGTTGTCATGTGTGAGGTGTGGACACAAAAACTCactcttcttttccttcttcttttccttctccttcttcttctcgtcGTCATCTTCATCGTCCTCCTCGTCGTCCCCCGCCCCCAGCAGCGTGAAGATTATTCCAGTCTGGGAGTTGACTCCCACGGCAGTGACCAGCATTTTTCCCGAGCCCTCCATGACGTGGGTTCCTGCGGGGGCGCCGGGGAGGAACGGTGAGGAAACAAGGCACACGTGTCCGCCAGGTCCGGTGTAGGTCCCGGAACGCTCCCGTACCTGAGAGCAGCATGGGATCCTTCTCCTGCGTCTTCTTGACGTGGTCCGACTCCCCTGTGAGCGAACTCTCGTCGATTTTCAGATCGTTTCCCTGGATAAGGATGCCGTCAGCTGGAAGGAGGtcacctgtaacacacacacagcgtccaGTCACACAGTCTGTGTCGTCACACCTCAGCTCCTACACGCGTCGGTAGAGAACCACGCACCATATTTGATTTGCGCGATGTCCCCGACCACGATCTCAGCCACGGGGATCTGGATCACCTGACCGCTCCGGACCACCGTAAACTTCTGCTCTTGTTCGATCCGGCTTTGTAAGCCGCGGAACTGCTTCTCCTTGCTCCAGTCGTTGAAGGCCGTCACCAGCACCACGCAGATGACCGACAGCAGGATGGCCGCGCCCTCGATCCAGCCGGCATGCGCCTCGCCCTCGTCCTCCACGCCACCCGCCGCCTTCCCACATGCTGCGccggtggggaaaaaaaaaaaaaaagaagccctgAGCAAACCCTCTCTCCCCGCTCACAACATACCTGGAaccataattttacatttacgccatttaccagacgcccttatccagagcgacttacaatcagtagttgcagggacagtccccccctggagacactcagggttaagtgtcttgctcagggacacgatggtagtaagtgggatttgaacctgggtcttctggttcataggcgagtgtgttacccaccaggctactaccacccactcagACATgacatgtgaagtgattgtcacacgtgatacacagcagcacagcacacagtgcacacagtgaaatttgtcctctgcatttaacccatcaccctgagtgagtagtgggcagccatgaccagcgcccggggagcagtgtgtgggaacggtgctttgctcagtggcacctcagtggcaccttggcggatcgggattcgaaccagcaaccttctgattacagggccgcttccttaaccgctaggccaccactgccccatgcaggGTAGGGGTGTTCGAAATGAATCTCAGACacggacgattctgcatcgatatTTTTATAGTGTCAGTATAAAAATTAGTCCTCGTCCACGCGGACGTTCGAAACTGGCGGCCTTATAACGACATGTGCGCTTCAGCTGCGTTCGATTGGCATGCGCTTGACGTTGTTTAACGCTCCTTGCGGCTTACATTTTATAGCTTGTTTTATTAGCCATCTGTCTCAGCTTTTGGAATTTCACCTAGCAGCTATCGAACATTCGTGAAAAATGTGACATTGGAATAAAAGAGTTTGGCTACTCACATACATCTGTCGTGTCCGGAGGGTGATAAAAAGAAAGGCCTAAAGAAACAATGGCTGCCACTTCTAAGATAATCAGCGTAACGTCTTGCAAAGCTTCCCAGACTAACTGGAGAAAAGTTTTTGGCTTCTTGGGAGGTATAAAGTTCTGTCCAAACTCTGCTTTCCTCTTGTCGATGTCTGCGGGCTGTCCGGTTAGACCTGCGGAGATGGAGAGAAGAACGAAGGAGCGCACATCAACACGACTGGAACGAGTGGATGCTTCTTGCTATGGAAATGAGTGTctccgtttaaaaaaaataaacgtttataagaaattgtgaaaaattgaggagagagaaaaaaaattaataaataaacagctgCAGTTCTCATTACAGAACTAAGAACACCAGAACATAAATCATGAACTCAGCTATTCAGCCGGATTTCAGGTTCAAGTCAAGTTCTAGTAATTACACGAGGGGACCTGCTGCGTCATCCGATTTCGTGAATAAGACGTACgtattgggggaaaaaaaaaaaagacaatcagCGGGAACAATAATTGCGCCTGACGGAACAAAGGCAGCACAGCGCGgtaaggaggggaaaaaaaccaaaccaaatgaGACACACAGACTATGGATGGGAATCCTGGCCTAATCGACTTGAAtcttacatttaccagacgcccttatccagagcgacttacaatcagtagttccagggacagtccccccctggagacactcagggttaagcgtcttgctcagggacacgacggtagtaattgggatttgaacctgggtcttctggttcataggcgagtgtgttacccgctaggccactaccacccggAATCTGCTCGTCAGATCTCAGTATGGTGACGTCAGAGGCAGGAAAGGACAACGGGGCATCATACCGCACATGGTGTGAGGCGGCCTTATCGCTCGGACCACCGAAGCTCTATCAGGACAGAGATTTTTACTATGAGGAGTCCGTGTTGACAGCGTAAAAATCTGTAGCTGATGTTTTACGAAGAATTCTGCATTGGGATAGGGCACCGGTTCCGAAAAACGCATTTTCCACTCAGTCCACGGGGGCAGGGGGCCGAAATGTCCCTTTAAGCTCCTTCCGCGTCCGGCTCATTTAACCAGGGGCCGACCCGCGCAAACAGGGCCTCGCCGTTGCTACGCAGAATTCCCCCGCGGTAAGGGGGGGAACAGGCCGAGCCGAGAGGAGAGCCGTGTGATGAGCGGGTGGAAAATAAACTCGACCAGCTCAGCAGAGAACGTTCATAAACACGGTAAGCGGCCAGCGCGGCGCGAGGGAGATATtctcgctcgcacacacacacacacacacacacacacagctgggtaATATATCGAAGACGCTACCGAtcttaatataaatacattatatatatgtatatggtGCAAAATTTACAATCGACATACGAATTCCAAACTGGCGGGAATCAGGCCGCAACGGCCAGGCCAACGTGACACTCAAACCGAGTGGGCGCGGCTGATAAACGCACCACGAGCAGCTATTTCGCCCCGACCGCTGACCACGCCCCCCCCAATCGACCACTAATTACAGCCCAGCGGCTCCGTGGGATTGGCTAATCCTGAGGGGTCAGGGGTTAACTGGCTGATGGGCGGCAGGGAGGTGTAGAGATAACCGGATCCTGAACGTTGCTGGGAATACGGGAGTGGGGTTCACGGAGAATCCCCTCCCCGTACAATAACGCTTCAACATCAATGGTTtcggtgatttaaaaaaataaataaataaataaagtgcaattTTAACATCGAAACGTGttaaaatgtcttaaaagtTCCACTTTACCGAAGGTGGAATCAACTGACCCGAGGAGATCTGGAGAAGCCCAGATCTTCTCGTTGGGGTGACGATGGTTAAGTAAAACGTGAACGCTGCAGCACACGCGGTTTAAAATGCTAATTCGGGAGTTTAACCCAaaacaaatgatgaaataaaaagtgCTGAGAGCAGCTTGGAGAGCCGGGATCTGTTGGGAAGATTAGGGAAGGATTTGCTCGGGAATAGAGATTAATTGGAAATCCCTTTTCAATAGTCAAAGCTCCCATAACCTTCAATGACGGCGTAATTTCCTCCGGCAAGCGTGAGTGAGC is a window encoding:
- the LOC114772532 gene encoding plasma membrane calcium-transporting ATPase 1-like isoform X6, whose product is MANNSYSGVKNPAGEANHDGEFGCSLKELRALMELRGAEGINKVQECYGDVNGLCSRLKSSPVDGLTGQPADIDKRKAEFGQNFIPPKKPKTFLQLVWEALQDVTLIILEVAAIVSLGLSFYHPPDTTDVSCGKAAGGVEDEGEAHAGWIEGAAILLSVICVVLVTAFNDWSKEKQFRGLQSRIEQEQKFTVVRSGQVIQIPVAEIVVGDIAQIKYGDLLPADGILIQGNDLKIDESSLTGESDHVKKTQEKDPMLLSGTHVMEGSGKMLVTAVGVNSQTGIIFTLLGAGDDEEDDEDDDEKKKEKEKKKEKKTKAQDGAAMEMQPLNSDEGAEREEKRKANLPKKEKSVLQGKLTKLAVQIGKAGLVMSAITVIILVVLFAVDTFWLQELPWVKECTPIYIQFFVKFFIIGVTVLVVAVPEGLPLAVTISLAYSVKKMMKDNNLVRHLDACETMGNATAICSDKTGTLTMNRMTVVQAYIADKHYRRVPEPELVPSSIMDLLILGIGVNCAYTTKIMSPEKEGGLPRQVGNKTECALLGFALDLKRDYQAIRNEIPEERLYKVYTFNSVRKSMSTVLKNADGSFRMFSKGASEILLKKCYKILTASGEPKVFRPRDRDDMMKKVIEPMASEGLRTICLAYRDFPATDGEPDWDNETDILTSLTCMCVVGIEDPVRPEVPDAIRKCQRAGITVRMVTGDNINTARAIATKCGILQPGDEFLCLEGKEFNRRIRNEKGEIEQERIDKIWPKLRVLARSSPTDKHTLVKGIIDSTVIEQRQVVAVTGDGTNDGPALKKADVGFAMGIAGTDVAKEASDIILTDDNFSSIVKAVMWGRNVYDSISKFLQFQLTVNVVAVIVAFTGACITQDSPLKAVQMLWVNLIMDTFASLALATEPPTEALLLRKPYGRNKPLISRTMMKNILGHGVYQLTIIFTLLFAGERMFDIDSGRNTPLHAPPTEHYTIVFNTFVMMQLFNEINARKIHGERNVFEGIFNNLIFCSIVFGTFIIQIVIVQFGGKPFSCQGLTIDQWLWCIFLGFGCLLWGQVISSIPTSRLKFLKTAGHGTQKEEIPEEELDEMEDLDEIDHAERELRRGQILWFRGLNRIQTQMDVVSAFQSGTSFQGAVRRQPSSGSQHHDVTYVSSPSHVAFSTATAATASATVGYPGGERIPQLPLAL
- the LOC114772532 gene encoding plasma membrane calcium-transporting ATPase 1-like isoform X2 — translated: MANNSYSGVKNPAGEANHDGEFGCSLKELRALMELRGAEGINKVQECYGDVNGLCSRLKSSPVDGLTGQPADIDKRKAEFGQNFIPPKKPKTFLQLVWEALQDVTLIILEVAAIVSLGLSFYHPPDTTDVSCGKAAGGVEDEGEAHAGWIEGAAILLSVICVVLVTAFNDWSKEKQFRGLQSRIEQEQKFTVVRSGQVIQIPVAEIVVGDIAQIKYGDLLPADGILIQGNDLKIDESSLTGESDHVKKTQEKDPMLLSGTHVMEGSGKMLVTAVGVNSQTGIIFTLLGAGDDEEDDEDDDEKKKEKEKKKEKKTKAQDGAAMEMQPLNSDEGAEREEKRKANLPKKEKSVLQGKLTKLAVQIGKAGLVMSAITVIILVVLFAVDTFWLQELPWVKECTPIYIQFFVKFFIIGVTVLVVAVPEGLPLAVTISLAYSVKKMMKDNNLVRHLDACETMGNATAICSDKTGTLTMNRMTVVQAYIADKHYRRVPEPELVPSSIMDLLILGIGVNCAYTTKIMSPEKEGGLPRQVGNKTECALLGFALDLKRDYQAIRNEIPEERLYKVYTFNSVRKSMSTVLKNADGSFRMFSKGASEILLKKCYKILTASGEPKVFRPRDRDDMMKKVIEPMASEGLRTICLAYRDFPATDGEPDWDNETDILTSLTCMCVVGIEDPVRPEVPDAIRKCQRAGITVRMVTGDNINTARAIATKCGILQPGDEFLCLEGKEFNRRIRNEKGEIEQERIDKIWPKLRVLARSSPTDKHTLVKGIIDSTVIEQRQVVAVTGDGTNDGPALKKADVGFAMGIAGTDVAKEASDIILTDDNFSSIVKAVMWGRNVYDSISKFLQFQLTVNVVAVIVAFTGACITQDSPLKAVQMLWVNLIMDTFASLALATEPPTEALLLRKPYGRNKPLISRTMMKNILGHGVYQLTIIFTLLFAGERMFDIDSGRNTPLHAPPTEHYTIVFNTFVMMQLFNEINARKIHGERNVFEGIFNNLIFCSIVFGTFIIQIVIVQFGGKPFSCQGLTIDQWLWCIFLGFGCLLWGQVISSIPTSRLKFLKTAGHGTQKEEIPEEELDEMEDLDEIDHAERELRRGQILWFRGLNRIQTQMDVVSAFQSGTSFQGAVRRQPSSGSQHHDIRVVNAFRSSLSPYEGLEKPESRSSIHNFMTHPDFRIEDSEPHIPLIDDTDAEDDAPTKRNATPTPPPPPSPNQNNNAVESGLHLFLDGGSVTPATPSAPASPMHSLETSL